In Erigeron canadensis isolate Cc75 chromosome 6, C_canadensis_v1, whole genome shotgun sequence, the following are encoded in one genomic region:
- the LOC122603193 gene encoding 50S ribosomal protein L11, chloroplastic: MASSLSTSTYHPICSSQISRQKNQTNCNLSSSFLSSIPLSPNSNLSVQFRYNKQHSCCPAILRPLTVKAMAPPKPAGKAKKVTGIIKLALEAGKATPAPPVGPALGSKGVNIMAFCKDYNARTADKAGYIIPVEITVYDDKSFTFVLKTPPASVLLLKAAGVDKGSKDPQREKVGKVTVDQLRVIAAEKLPDLNCTTIESAMRIIAGTAANMGIDVDPPILEKKVKQLL, translated from the exons ATGGCATCTTCATTATCCACAAGTACATACCATCCAATTTGTAGTTCCCAAATTTCCAGACAAAAAAATCAAACCAATTGCAATCTGTCATCTTCATTTTTATCATCAATCCCATTATCCCCCAATTCAAACTTATCTGTTCAGTTCCGTTACAACAAACAACACTCTTGTTGCCCTGCTATCCTCAGGCCTCTTACTGTCAAAGCCATGGCCCCACCTAAACCTGCTGGCAAAGCCAAAAAAG TGACTGGAATAATTAAGCTGGCGCTAGAAGCAGGGAAGGCAACACCGGCGCCACCGGTTGGTCCGGCGTTGGGTTCAAAGGGAGTTAACATTATGGCTTTTTGTAAGGATTATAATGCCAGGACTGCTGATAAAGCTGGTTATATCATCCCTGTTGAAATCACCGTTTATGAT GATAAAAGTTTCACATTTGTGTTGAAGACACCCCCTGCTTCAGTTTTGCTTCTTAAAGCTGCAG GAGTGGATAAAGGTTCTAAAGACCCACAGAGGGAAAAAGTGGGAAAAGTTACTGTTGATCAGTTACGTGTAATTGCAGCAGAAAAATTGCCAGATTTGAATTGCACGACCATCGAATCAGCAATGAGGATCATAGCAGGAACTGCTGCTAATATGGGCATTGATGTTGATCCCCCGATCCTTGAAAAAAAAGTCAAGCAACTCCTCTAG